In Clostridium sp., one DNA window encodes the following:
- a CDS encoding MBL fold metallo-hydrolase yields MLVDNIRGNTFYLDTGISDVSFYKIDDNEIIMLDSGMAHGGRNIIDEFLKKSGYKVAGIICTHAHIDHVGNNTYLKEKYGCYVAMPYYEAFTCSSVVGLKVYYGSLTLSEVEKHFGHMVCKTDIMISDSQNSVSLCGVEFKVVHTPGHSPGHICIVTPDDVGYLGDALISHDVMKSAKMPYAYMLKQDLESKMKLYDLHCSDYILSHKGVYDNITGLIEDNIYFYKNRAMNILRNMDGAMKLEDIFSTVVKDFNIPINSIYKYNVIERMLVSYLEYLEEVGLIKQDVYDKELKYSRI; encoded by the coding sequence ATGTTGGTAGATAATATAAGAGGTAATACATTTTACCTTGATACGGGAATATCAGATGTATCTTTTTACAAAATTGATGACAATGAAATTATAATGCTTGATTCGGGAATGGCTCACGGTGGAAGAAATATAATAGATGAATTTCTTAAAAAAAGCGGATACAAGGTTGCCGGCATAATATGTACACATGCACATATAGACCATGTAGGAAATAATACATATTTGAAGGAAAAATACGGATGTTATGTTGCCATGCCATATTATGAAGCATTTACCTGCAGCTCGGTAGTTGGACTAAAGGTTTACTATGGTTCATTGACATTATCTGAAGTTGAAAAACATTTTGGACATATGGTATGTAAAACCGATATTATGATTTCCGACAGTCAAAATTCAGTGTCCTTATGCGGTGTGGAATTTAAAGTTGTGCATACTCCGGGGCACAGTCCAGGGCATATATGCATTGTTACACCGGATGATGTAGGATATCTGGGAGATGCCCTTATAAGCCATGATGTTATGAAAAGTGCCAAAATGCCATATGCCTATATGCTGAAGCAGGATCTGGAAAGCAAAATGAAGCTTTATGATTTACACTGCAGCGATTATATATTGTCACATAAAGGTGTATATGATAATATTACGGGGCTTATAGAGGATAATATATACTTTTATAAAAATAGAGCCATGAATATATTAAGAAATATGGATGGAGCCATGAAATTGGAGGATATTTTCAGTACTGTTGTAAAAGACTTTAATATTCCTATAAACAGCATCTATAAATATAATGTAATAGAGAGGATGCTGGTTTCATATCTTGAGTATCTTGAAGAGGTGGGACTTATAAAGCAGGATGTATATGATAAAGAACTCAAGTATTCGAGAATTTAA
- a CDS encoding GNAT family N-acetyltransferase, whose product MTYKIYDFDDCEIKTIGTDDINIISEFCRRCSDYYVMHGGIEASRRDVEEIFEELPPGKDYGDKFVFGIFKNNKQLVGIVDIVKDFPVSTQWMLGLMLIDPMERGRGLGRMVHFRLTEWAVNLGAGSFRIGVIDKNVKGIGFWKSLGYREIRKGKIQLKDKTNQLYVMVLNL is encoded by the coding sequence ATGACGTATAAAATTTATGATTTTGATGATTGTGAAATTAAAACAATTGGAACTGATGATATAAATATTATATCTGAATTTTGTAGAAGGTGCAGTGATTATTATGTAATGCATGGAGGAATTGAAGCTTCAAGGAGAGATGTTGAGGAAATATTTGAAGAGTTGCCGCCAGGTAAAGATTATGGAGATAAATTTGTTTTTGGAATATTTAAGAATAATAAACAGCTTGTAGGTATTGTTGACATTGTGAAGGATTTTCCTGTTTCCACACAGTGGATGCTTGGATTAATGCTTATTGATCCAATGGAAAGAGGTAGAGGTCTTGGCAGAATGGTACATTTTAGATTAACAGAATGGGCGGTCAATCTTGGGGCTGGGTCCTTTAGAATTGGTGTTATCGATAAGAATGTCAAGGGAATTGGTTTCTGGAAGAGTTTGGGTTACAGAGAAATAAGGAAGGGAAAAATTCAGTTAAAAGATAAGACAAATCAATTGTATGTAATGGTGCTCAATTTATAG
- a CDS encoding DUF2196 domain-containing protein, whose amino-acid sequence MEKDYFKDRSNECKLVNSINIGDTVYICEKSMQRSASKIEDLTFGVVVRKLTKHDHPRGIKVEIKSNDGRVSIGRVVYLVRNGKIIYGKRT is encoded by the coding sequence ATGGAAAAAGATTATTTTAAAGACAGATCTAATGAATGTAAACTTGTAAATTCCATCAATATAGGTGATACAGTATATATCTGTGAAAAGTCAATGCAGAGATCTGCATCTAAAATAGAAGATTTAACTTTTGGAGTTGTTGTTCGTAAACTTACAAAACATGATCATCCAAGAGGAATAAAAGTTGAAATAAAATCCAATGATGGAAGGGTAAGCATAGGGAGGGTTGTATACCTGGTTAGAAACGGCAAAATTATATATGGAAAGCGGACTTAG